In Marispirochaeta sp., the genomic window GAGCAGCGACAGCCGGTTCCTCATGTCTGAAGAGTCCATACCCGGAGGCTACCGGTATCGGGCGACCCTTCGGGAGAACGGCGAGAGCGCCGCGTTCGAATGGGGCGTTGCCGACCTGCTGGAGCTGGAGGGCAGGAAGAGATTCCTACCCTTCGAAACAGAAATTCCTGCCTGCGACTTCACGCCCCACTCCTGCTGGCTTACCTTTCCTATCGACAACCGCAGCGGTGCCGATCTGACCCTCTATCTCGAGCTCGACAAGTACCTCTTCGGCTCCATGGATCTCTTCTATACATTGGGTACGATTTTCCTAATGGTACATCCGGCCGCGAAGCGGCTTTCTTGAACAAAAAGTTGGAGCCGTCGCGGCTACTGTCACGATTCTTGCTTGCTTGCAAGAATACGCGCCAGCTTAACGCCACACAGCTCAACTGGGTGTTATATTGCTTGACAACGACCCCTTTGTGTATTACATTTAGTAATACAAGGTGGGAAGATGACTACAGTACGCCTGAATGAAGAAATAGATAGTAAGATCACGGTTCTTGTAGATTTGGAGAAGACCTCTAAGTCGGAAATAATAAAGAAAGCAATACTGGAATATTATGATCACCATATCGGATCAAGAACAGCATTTGAATTAGGGAAAGATCTATTTGGAAAATATGGTGATGCTGAAG contains:
- a CDS encoding 7TM-DISM domain-containing protein is translated as MSWKGLLAFILLLISHQILVAASLILDGGEIDGLFIGEYLEYLSEEELFPLIRSGWSTEKEFIEEIASGHLSSDSRFLMSEESIPGGYRYRATLRENGESAAFEWGVADLLELEGRKRFLPFETEIPACDFTPHSCWLTFPIDNRSGADLTLYLELDKYLFGSMDLFYTLGTIFLMVHPAAKRLS
- a CDS encoding CopG family transcriptional regulator, which translates into the protein MTTVRLNEEIDSKITVLVDLEKTSKSEIIKKAILEYYDHHIGSRTAFELGKDLFGKYGDAEDLSSTYKKKLMDKLNEKHSH